A region from the Sorex araneus isolate mSorAra2 chromosome 6, mSorAra2.pri, whole genome shotgun sequence genome encodes:
- the SAMM50 gene encoding sorting and assembly machinery component 50 homolog, whose product MGTVHARSLEPLPPSGPEFGGLGEEAEFASVEPEAKQEILENKDVVVQHVHFDGLGRTKDDIIMCEIGGVFKARNLIEVMRRAHEAREKLLRLGIFRQVDVLIDTCQGDDALPNGLDVTFEVTELRRLTGSYNTMVGNNEGSMVLGLKLPNVLGRAEKVTFQFSYGTKETSYGLSFFKPQPGNFERNFSVNLYKVTGQFPWSSLRETDRGLSAEYSFPIWRTSHTVKWEGVWRELGCLARTASFAVRQESGHSLKSSLSHAMVIDSRNSSILPRKGALLKINQELAGYTGGDVSFLKEDFELQLNKQSIMDTVLSASLWGGMLVPIGDKPSSIADRFYLGGPTSVRGFSMHSVGPQSEGDYLGGEAYWAGGLHLYTPLPFRPGQGGFGELFRTHFFLNAGNLCNLNYGEGPRAHLRKLAECIRWSYGAGIVLRLGNIARLELNYCVPMGVQRGDKICDGVQFGAGIRFL is encoded by the exons ATGGGCACGGTGCACGCGCGG AGCCTGGAGCCGCTTCCACCCAGCGGGCCTGAGTTCGGGGGCCTAGGGGAAGAAGCGGAGTTCGCCAGCGTGGAGCCTGAAGCCAAGCAGGAAATTCTGGAAAACAAAGAT GTGGTGGTCCAGCATGTGCACTTCGACGGGCTGGGCAGGACCAAGGACGACATCATCATGTGCGAGATCGGAGGCGTGTTCAAGGCTCGGAACTTGATCGAG GTCATGCGCCGAGCCCACGAAGCTCGCGAGAAGCTGCTCCGCCTGGGGATATTCAGACAAGTGGACGTCCTCATCGACACGTGCCAAG GCGACGACGCGCTTCCCAACGGGCTGGACGTCACCTTCGAGGTCACGGAGCTGCGGAGGCTGACGGGCAGCTACAACACCATGGTCGGGAACAACGAGGGCAGCATG GTGCTGGGCCTCAAGCTCCCCAACGTCCTTGGCCGTGCCGAGAAGGTCACGTTCCAGTTCTCCTATGGCACCAAAGAGACCTCGTACGGCCTGTCTTTCTTCAAACCGCAGCCCGGGAACTTCGAGAGAAA TTTCTCCGTGAACTTGTACAAAGTCACGGGCCAGTTTCCCTGGAGCTCCCTGCGGGAGACGGACCGAGGGCTGTCTGCCGAGTACAGC tTTCCCATCTGGAGGACCAGCCACACCGTCAAGTGGGAGGGCGTGTGGCGGGAGCTGGGCTGCCTGGCCAGGACCGCATCCTTCGCCGTGCGCCAGGAGAGCGGCCACTCGCTCAAGTCGTCCCTCTCG CACGCCATGGTCATCGACTCCCGCAACTCCTCCATCCTGCCCCGCAAGGGCGCCCTGCTCAAGATCAACCAG GAGCTGGCCGGCTACACCGGCGGTGACGTAAGCTTCCTGAAGGAGGATTTTGAGCTCCAGCTGAACAAACAGAGCATCATGGACACG GTGCTCTCGGCTTCCCTGTGGGGCGGGATGCTGGTGCCCATCGGGGACAAGCCGTCCAGCATTGCCGACAG GTTCTACCTCGGGGGACCCACGAGCGTGCGCGGCTTCAGCATGCACAGTGTCGGCCCGCAGAGCGAAg GAGACTACCTGGGGGGCGAGGCGTACTGGGCCGGCGGCCTGCACCTCTACACCCCGCTGCCCTTCCGGCCCGGCCAGGGCGGCTTCGGGGAGCTCTTCCGAACACACTTCTTCCTCAATGCCGGGAACCTGTGCAACCTTAACTACG GGGAGGGCCCCCGGGCGCACCTGCGGAAGCTGGCCGAGTGCATCCGCTGGTCCTACGGTGCCGGCATCGTCCTCCGGCTGGGCAACATCGCGCGGCTGGAGCTCAACTACTGCGTGCCCATGGGCGTGCAGCGCGGGGACAA GATCTGTGACGGGGTCCAGTTCGGAGCCGGGATCCGGTTCCTGTAG
- the PARVB gene encoding beta-parvin, which translates to MSSAAARRMRKDESFLGRLGGTLARRKKAREVADLQEEGKNAINSPLSPALTDIHPEDTLLEENEERRMIDPVSREDPKFKELVKVLIDWVNDVLAEERIIVKQLDEDLFDGQVLQKLLEKLGHCKLNVAEVTQSEVGQRQKLQTVLEAVQELLRPHGRPLPWTVDLIHGKNLVSILQLLLSLATHFRAPIRLPEHVSVQVVVVRKREGLLHSSHITEELTTSTEMMAGRFERDAFDTLFDHAPDKLNVVKKSLITFVNKHLNKLNLEVTELETQFADGVYLVLLMGLLDGYFVPLHLFHLTPESFQQKTHNVSLAFELMLEGGLAKPKARPEDVVSLDLKSTLRVLYSLFTKYKNME; encoded by the exons ATGTCCTCGGCGGCGGCCCGCAGGATGAGGAAGGACGAGTCGTTCCTGGGCAGGCTGGGCGGCACGCTGGCCCGCAGGAAGAAGGCCCGCGAGG TGGCCGACCTGCAGGAGGAGGGCAAGAACGCCATCAACTCCCCGCTGTCCCCGGCCCTGACGGACATCCACCCTGAGGACACCCTGCTAG AGGAGAATGAGGAGCGCAGGATGATCGACCCTGTCTCCAGGGAGGACCCCAAGTTCAAGGAGCTGGTCAAG GTGCTCATTGACTGGGTCAACGACGTACTGGCCGAGGAGCGGATCATCGTGAAGCAGCTGGACGAGGACCTGTTTGACGGGCAGGTGCTGCAGAAGCTTCTGG AGAAGCTGGGCCACTGCAAGCTGAATGTGGCCGAGGTGACGCAGTCCGAGGTCGGCCAGAGGCAGAAGCTGCAGACGGTGCTGGAGGCCGTGCAGGAGCTGCTGCGGCCCCACGGCCGGCCCCTGCCCTGGACTGTGGACC TGATTCACGGGAAGAACCTGGTGTCCATCCTGCAGCTGCTCCTCTCGCTGGCCACGCACTTCCGGGCACCTATCCGCCTCCCCGAGCATGTGTCTGTGCAGGTGGTGGTTGTGCGG AAGCGGGAAGGGCTGCTGCATTCCAGCCACATCACTGAGGAGCTGACCACCAGCACCGA GATGATGGCCGGCCGTTTCG AGAGGGACGCCTTTGACACGCTGTTCGACCACGCCCCGGACAAGCTCAACGTGGTGAAGAAG TCCCTCATCACCTTCGTGAACAAGCACCTGAACAAGCTCAACCTGGAGGTGACGGAGCTGGAGACGCAG TTCGCAGATGGCGTCTACCTGGTCCTGCTCATGGGCCTGCTGGACGGCTACTTTGTGCCCCTGCACCTTTTCCACCTGACCCCGGAGAGCTTCCAGCAGAAG ACCCACAACGTGTCTCTGGCCTTCGAGCTGATGCTGGAAGGCGGCCTCGCAAAGCCCAAGGCCCGGCCCGAAG ACGTGGTGAGCCTGGACCTCAAGTCCACGCTGCGTGTCCTGTACAGCCTGTTCACCAAGTACAAGAACATGGAGTGA